In Pygocentrus nattereri isolate fPygNat1 chromosome 30, fPygNat1.pri, whole genome shotgun sequence, the following proteins share a genomic window:
- the LOC108424688 gene encoding P2Y purinoceptor 1-like, whose product MPNISELALNATASVWQHPPWYQYDECAVAPYGFIFYFGVKILNLTLGFPTNVLVMWQIATRKSEGSTSDMFIFNLAVLDAYFCLMTPVDMVNRLYLDDPGIWYFQRFAYGVKDVAPLFLTCICLDRYIAVVHPIVFTGIRDNRIRAVVSAVVWGLVLAYALTKSILGVMSVNEVFSGLILSAFFLMVFCNLSIIWVLRKSVAGKEIMNPVKKKAFKMVIIVLAIIVANYLPPVALMPFASTYSFVDLNCKISISVFSIMDLSCTIEPLLYISRMERRACCPCLQGPEKKPTNVSI is encoded by the exons ATGCCCAACATCTCTGAACTTGCTTTGAATGCTACAGCCTCTGTTTGGCAACACCCTCCATGGTACCAGTACGATGAGTGTGCAGTGGCTCCTTATGGCTTCATCTTTTATTTTGGGGTAAAAATTCTGAACCTGACCTTGGGCTTCCCCACCAACGTGCTGGTGATGTGGCAGATCGCCACGCGTAAAAGCGAGGGATCCACATCGGACATGTTCATCTTTAACCTGGCCGTGCTGGATGCCTACTTCTGCCTGATGACTCCTGTGGACATGGTCAACCGGCTTTATCTGGATGATCCTGGTATCTGGTACTTCCAGCGCTTTGCTTATGGGGTCAAAGACGTGGCACCACTTTTCCTCACCTGCATCTGTTTAGACAG GTACATTGCTGTGGTCCATCCTATCGTGTTCACCGGCATCCGTGACAACCGTATCCGGGCGGTCGTCTCAGCAGTGGTGTGGGGTCTGGTCCTGGCCTACGCACTGACCAAGAGCATCCTGGGAGTCATGAGCGTGAACGAAGTGTTCAGCGGCCTCATCCTGTCCGCATTCTTCCTCATGGTTTTCTGCAACCTGTCCATCATCTGGGTGCTGCGCAAGAGCGTGGCGGGCAAAGAGATCATGAACCCTGTGAAGAAGAAAGCCTTCAAGATGGTCATCATTGTCCTGGCCATCATCGTGGCCAACTACCTGCCGCCCGTGGCCCTGATGCCTTTTGCCTCCACCTACTCTTTCGTGGACTTAAACTGTAAGATCAGCATCTCTGTCTTCTCCATCATGGACCTGAGTTGCACCATCGAGCCGCTGCTCTACATCAGCAGGATGGAGAGACGGGCCTGCTGCCCGTGTCTGCAAGGACCTGAGAAAAAACCCACCAATGTCAGCATCTGA